A genome region from Triticum aestivum cultivar Chinese Spring chromosome 2B, IWGSC CS RefSeq v2.1, whole genome shotgun sequence includes the following:
- the LOC123040982 gene encoding probable calcium-binding protein CML27 — MAMAARRWLLWPRGTTVEQFKEWLKQFDVDGDGRISKAELRQAIRRRGCWFATLRAGRALRHADRDKSGYIEDAEIENLVAFAQKDLGMKISPW; from the coding sequence ATGGCCATGGCAGCGCGGAGGTGGCTGCTCTGGCCGAGAGGGACCACGGTGGAGCAATTCAAGGAGTGGCTGAAGCAGTTCGACGTGGACGGCGACGGCCGGATCAGCAAGGCGGAGCTCCGCCAGGCCATCCGCCGCCGGGGCTGCTGGTTCGCCACCCTCAGGGCTGGGCGAGCCCTCCGCCACGCCGACAGGGACAAGAGCGGCTACATCGAAGACGCCGAGATTGAGAATCTCGTCGCGTTCGCGCAGAAAGACCTCGGCATGAAGATCTCTCCATGGTAG